The Streptomyces bacillaris sequence CGACCGTCGCACTTCCCGTCCTGGGCGCGGTGTTCGTGGCGGCCACCGGCAGCCTGCAACCCGACGACACGGTCCTCGGCGGCAGCCTCACGCTCTCCGTCGTCGCCCAGATGCTGGCGGCGGTGGTGGGGGCGCTGGTGGTCACGGGGGAGTACAGCAGCGGCACGATCCGTACGACGTTCGCCGCGGTCCCCCGCCGAGGCACGGTGCTCGCGGCGAAGGCGGCCCTGGTGGCGGCCGTGATGTATGTCCTGGCCCTGCTCTCCTGCTCGGCCGCGTACGTCGTCGGGAGCGCGATGCTGCCGGACGGCCGCTACGCCCAGGGGGAGCCGCTACCGGCCCTGTTCGGCATCGCCGCGTCCTTCGCGGTGGCGGCGGTGCTCGGCCTCGCGGTCGGCACCCTCGTACGCCACTCGGCGGGCGCGGTCACCACGGT is a genomic window containing:
- a CDS encoding ABC transporter permease subunit — translated: MTTTTTPTATPTTPALASQALSYEWIKFRSVRSTVWTTAATVALPVLGAVFVAATGSLQPDDTVLGGSLTLSVVAQMLAAVVGALVVTGEYSSGTIRTTFAAVPRRGTVLAAKAALVAAVMYVLALLSCSAAYVVGSAMLPDGRYAQGEPLPALFGIAASFAVAAVLGLAVGTLVRHSAGAVTTVIGVLLLPSLFGPLFGDAERWIAGLSPTAALEKLTQTSDATADTVGSLGPWPSLLLVTACTTALTLAALLLLRRRDA